CACTGACTTACGCCGCAGGCGGCAACTATCCGGGCTGGCTGATTCAAGAATATATCGGCAGCCAAGACGTCCCGTTCTCCGACGACTGGGAAAACAATTTAATCATGCTTCGTTACGATGCTAAAGTTTTGGTAAGAGAACATGATTAAGCCGGAAGAATCCGTCATCGTCTTCGATCTTGACGATACGCTTTACTCTGAGTACGACTACAAATGCTCCGGAATACAGGCAGTTGTAGGGATAATTACGTCGCTTTATCCACAACACGATGCCGACGTACTAAATGAAATTGCAGACAATAAAAGTAAAGACTGGCTCGACAATTTGTGTCATCATTGCAAATTAAACGAACTAGAGAAACAATCACTTTTGTGGCAATATCGACTACATAGGCCTGTTATCCGACCTTATGTCGAACCGTCTTTTTTACGGAAGCTGATGCGCCCTTTTGCCGCACGCGCCCTAATTACAGACGGCCGCAGTCTGACACAGCGTTTGAAAATACAGGCCTTGGGTTTGACCGATTTGTTTGACGACATTTTGATTTCGGAAGCCATGCAATCGGAAAAACCCGACGATAAGCGTTTTGTCTTCCTGCAAAACAAATATCCGGCTGCAAAACGTTTCATCTACATCGGCGACAACATCAAAAAAGATTTTGTCGCACCAAACAAACTGGGTTGGCTCTCCATAGGCATCATGCCTAAGCCGCACAATATTCATCAAGCCGAGCCCGAGCAATACGGTCGTGAATACCAGCCCACCCTTTGGATAAACACCCTGGAAGAATTGACTACACTGACAACTTCCGCCACCGAAAAAGCAAATGCATAAGGGACATTTCTCCATGAAAATCTTATTTATGGGTCGTAAACAGGTTTCCGCCAACCTGCTTCGTTTTTTGACCAAACAAGACCATATCGAAATCGTCGGTGTCTTGACCGACAGCCATCTGCAAGGCTCGCCGACCACGGCTGCCGCGCAGGAATTGGGCCTGCCCCTGTACACCTTCGATACGGCTTTGGAAGCAATGCGAGAAGGCCGTCTGAAATACGATTTGGGCTTGTCCGTCCTTTACTGGCGCAAGCTGCGTGATGAATTCCTGAGCATTCCGACTTTAGGCACAATCAACTTCCACCCTGCGCTGTTGCCCGAATACAAAGGCACAGGCGGCTACAACCTGGCCATCATGGACGAGCTGAACGAATGGGGCAATACCGCCCACTACGTCGATGCTTCCATCGATACCGGCGAAATCATCGAAGTGGACCGTTTCCCTATCGACGCCGAAACAGAAACCGCCCAATCGCTCGAACGCAAAACCATGCAGGCATTGGAAGATTTCGCACGACGCATCATCACCCGCGCCATCGAGTCGAAAACCAAATTGCCGACCACGCCAAACATCGGTGGCCGCTACGTCAGCCGTGGCGAAATGGAAGCCATGAAGCAAATCCGCGACGGCGACAATATCGAGAAGAAAATCCGCGCCTTCTGGTTCCCTCCTTACGACGGCGCATACGTCGAAATCAACGGTCAGAAATACACCCTGATCAACCGCCAACTGCTGGAAGAAATCGCCCCCAAAGGCTCAACCAGTCTTTTTGCAGGAAAAACAAATGCTTAATACATCACTCTCCCCATGGCCAAGCTTTACTCAAGAAGAAGCCGATGCCGTTTCCAAAGTCCTGCTGTCCAACAAAGTCAACTACTGGACAGGTACGGAATGTCGCGAATTTGAAAAAGAATTTGCTGCTTTTGTCAGCACGCAATACGCCGTCGCCCTTTCCAACGGTACGTTGGCTTTGGACGTAGCCCTCAAAGCAATGGGTATCGGCCAAGGCGATGATGTGATTGTCACTTCGCGCACTTTCTTGGCTTCCGCATCCTGCATCGTGACCGCCGGCGCAAATCCGGTTTTCGCCGATGTCGATTTGAACAGCCAAAACATCAGCGCCGAAACCATCAAAGTCGCTTTGACGCCAAACACAAAAGCCATCATCGTGGTTCACCTTGCTGGGATGCCTGCCGAAATGGACGACATCATGGCTTTGGCAAAAGAACATAACTTGTGGGTTATCGAAGACTGCGCCCAAGCCCACGGTGCGAAATACAAAGGCAAATCCGTCGGCTCTATCGGCCACGTCGGTGCTTGGTCGTTCTGCCAAGACAAAATCATGACCACCGGCGGCGAAGGCGGTATGGTAACCACCAACGACAAAGCGCTGTGGAGCAAAATGTGGTCGTACAAAGACCACGGCAAAAGCTACGATGCCGTGTACCACCGCGAACACGCACCCGGTTTCCGCTGGCTGCACGAAAGCTTCGGTACCAACTGGCGCATGTTGGAAATGCAGGCGGTCATCGGCCGCATCCAGCTCAAACGCATGCCCGAATGGACAGCACGCCGCCAAGCGCACGCCGCCAAACTGGCTGAAAGCTTGGGCAAATTTGCCAGCATCCGTTTGGTTAAAGTGGCCGACTACATCGAACACGCGCAATACAAGTTCTACGTTTTCGTCAAACCCGAACACCTGAAAGACGGCTGGACGCGCGACCGCATCGTCAGCGAATTGAACGCGCGCAAAGTCCCCTGCTATCAAGGCAGCTGCTCCGAAGTGTATTTGGAAAAAGCCTTCGACAACACGCCTTGGCGTCCGAAAGAGCGACTGAAAAACGCTGTCCAACTGGGCGACACCAGCCTGATGTTCTTGGTGCACCCAACCCTGACCGATGAAGAAATTGCGTTCTGCAAAGAAAACATCGAAGCCGTATTGGCTGAAGCCACGGCATAATCATTTTCAGACGGCCTGCAACTTCAGGCCGTCTGAAAAAATAAAACAGCCTGCTTCAAACAATCCGTACCAAGCCACATTACAACACTCAGACACAAGAAATATAAAATGAACTTGGAAACCCTGCTGGCTCTGCCGCGCAATCTAAAAAAAACCTTCTTCGTCATCCACGATATCTTGATGATATTCGTGGCGTTTTGGTTTGCCCAAAGCCTCAAAGTGCAATATTCCGACGAATGGTTGAGTATCGCCAACTGGCTGGCTTTTGGCAGCACCGCTGTGCTGACCATCATCCTTTTCATCCGTATCGGCCTCTATCGCGCCGTCACGCGCTTCGTCAGCATCCGCGTCCTGACTGCCGCCGCATTCGGCAGCATTATTTCAGCGGTCTTGTTCTGCCTGACCACCTTGATTTTTGAACAAAAACTACATCTTGCCCTGCCCATCGTCTATTTCTTGGTTTTGGTGGTCGGCGTCACCAGCTCACGTATGATCCTGCGTGCGATTCTGACCGATCATCACCGCAAACAAATGACCCCCGTCATCATCTACGGTGCAGGCCAATCCGGCCGCCAGTTGTTGGAAGCCATCAAACAGGTTAACGAATACTCGGCCATCGCTTTTGTCGATGACAACCCGAAAATCCAACGTACCGTCATCTATGACCTTGCCGTCTACAACCCCAACGAAATCCCGATGCTGATCAGCCGCTACGGCGTACGCAAAATTCTGCTGGCGATTCCAAGTTCTACACCTGAAGAACGCAAAGACATCATCCGCCGCCTCGAAGCATACAAATGCGAAGTCCTGACCATTCCGGGCATGAAAGATTTGGTGGACGGGAAAATCAGCGTCAGCTCATTGAAAAAAATCTCCGTGGTCGATTTGCTCGGCCGCGCCCCTGTGGCACCGCGCCCCGAATTAATGAGTGCCGACATCAGCGACAAAGTCGTGATGGTGACCGGTGCAGGCGGCTCTATCGGCTCCGAACTTTGCCGTCAGATTCTCAACTGCCGTCCGACCAAACTGTTGTTGTTTGAATTGTCTGAATTTGCCCTGTACAGCATAGACAAAGAATTGCGCGAAACTCAAGCCGCGCAAGGCAGCCAAGTCGAAGTCGTACCGCTTTTGGGTTCGGTTCAAAACAAAGAACGCCTTAGCAGCATCATGAAGGCCTATCACGTCGACACCGTTTATCATGCCGCAGCCTACAAACACGTCCCTATGGTCGAGTTCAACACCATCGAAGGCATTCAAAACAACGTGTTCGGCACACTCTGCTGCGCGCAGGCTGCCGTAGATGCGGGCGTTTCCACCTTTGTTTTGATTTCCACCGACAAAGCCGTCCGACCGACCAACACCATGGGCGCCAGCAAACGCATGGCCGAACTCTGCCTGCAAGCGCTTGCCGCCGAGCCGGAACAAAAAACACGCTTCTGCATGGTACGTTTCGGCAATGTATTGGGTTCGTCCGGTTCCGTTGTTCCTGTATTTGAAAAACAAATTGCCGAAGGCGGCCCGATTACCCTGACTCACCAAGACATTACCCGCTACTTCATGACCATTCCCGAAGCGGCGCAATTGGTTATCCAAGCCGGTGCAATGGGTAAAGGCGGCGACGTATTCGTCCTCGACATGGGCGAATCCGTCAAAATCATCGACCTTGCCCGTCAAATGATTGTCCTCAGCGGCCTCAAAGTCAAAGACGAGCAACACCCACACGGCGACATCGAAATCAAGATTACCGGCCTGCGCCCGGGCGAGAAACTTTATGAAGAACTGCTCATTGGCGACGAGGTGCAAAAAACCACTCATCCCCGTATTATGACCGCCAGTGAAGTAATGCTTCCATGGACGCAATTATCTGACATACTGTCAGAACTCCAAACCGCTTGTCTCCAAAGCGACCAAAACAGCCTGCGCCAGCTTTTGTTGCGCGCACCGACAGGCTTCGTACCCAAAGACGGTATCTGCGACTTGGTTTGGCAGCAAAACAATAAGGCCGTCTGAACATTTTCAGACGGCCCGGACACCATCCCGCAAGGACTACTACATGAAAAAAACGCTCTCCCTGCTTACTCTATTCGCACTGACTGCCTGTAACAGCACGACAGTCATTCCTGGTTCGACCATCAAAACCCGAACCAAAACCATTGTTTACACCGATACCGACACCGCAGCCGATACCAACCTCGACAGCCGCGTTGCCGTTTACCCCATCACGCCCAACCTGATTGAAAAAATGCGCAAGCCGCCGGTACTTTCCCAAAACAACCAAGGTTTGGAGCAAAGCAAAAGCACTTACCGCTACCGCATCGGCAGTGGCGACGTCCTCAATATCATGGTTTGGGCGCACTCCGACCTCAACTCCCCTGTCCAGCAAAGCAACCCGCAAACCAACCAAGTCAGCCGCGGTGCCTGGGTAGATGAGGGCGGTTACATCACTTACCCATTGGCAGGCAAAATTCAAGCCAAAGGCAAAACTTTGGACGAATTGCAAAACACCCTGACCAGTCTTCTGAAACGCTACATCAAAAACCCTCAAGTAGCCATCAACGTTACCGAATTCCGTTCGCAACGTATTTCAGTATCCGGTGCCATCAATCAAGCAGGTCAGCTGCCGATTACCAATATCCCGATGACTATTTTAGATGCCATCAACCAAGCAGGCGGCGTTACCCAAAGTGCCGACACCC
This genomic interval from Neisseria sp. Marseille-Q5346 contains the following:
- a CDS encoding HAD family hydrolase; this encodes MIKPEESVIVFDLDDTLYSEYDYKCSGIQAVVGIITSLYPQHDADVLNEIADNKSKDWLDNLCHHCKLNELEKQSLLWQYRLHRPVIRPYVEPSFLRKLMRPFAARALITDGRSLTQRLKIQALGLTDLFDDILISEAMQSEKPDDKRFVFLQNKYPAAKRFIYIGDNIKKDFVAPNKLGWLSIGIMPKPHNIHQAEPEQYGREYQPTLWINTLEELTTLTTSATEKANA
- a CDS encoding formyltransferase family protein, translating into MKILFMGRKQVSANLLRFLTKQDHIEIVGVLTDSHLQGSPTTAAAQELGLPLYTFDTALEAMREGRLKYDLGLSVLYWRKLRDEFLSIPTLGTINFHPALLPEYKGTGGYNLAIMDELNEWGNTAHYVDASIDTGEIIEVDRFPIDAETETAQSLERKTMQALEDFARRIITRAIESKTKLPTTPNIGGRYVSRGEMEAMKQIRDGDNIEKKIRAFWFPPYDGAYVEINGQKYTLINRQLLEEIAPKGSTSLFAGKTNA
- a CDS encoding DegT/DnrJ/EryC1/StrS aminotransferase family protein, yielding MLNTSLSPWPSFTQEEADAVSKVLLSNKVNYWTGTECREFEKEFAAFVSTQYAVALSNGTLALDVALKAMGIGQGDDVIVTSRTFLASASCIVTAGANPVFADVDLNSQNISAETIKVALTPNTKAIIVVHLAGMPAEMDDIMALAKEHNLWVIEDCAQAHGAKYKGKSVGSIGHVGAWSFCQDKIMTTGGEGGMVTTNDKALWSKMWSYKDHGKSYDAVYHREHAPGFRWLHESFGTNWRMLEMQAVIGRIQLKRMPEWTARRQAHAAKLAESLGKFASIRLVKVADYIEHAQYKFYVFVKPEHLKDGWTRDRIVSELNARKVPCYQGSCSEVYLEKAFDNTPWRPKERLKNAVQLGDTSLMFLVHPTLTDEEIAFCKENIEAVLAEATA
- a CDS encoding nucleoside-diphosphate sugar epimerase/dehydratase, whose amino-acid sequence is MNLETLLALPRNLKKTFFVIHDILMIFVAFWFAQSLKVQYSDEWLSIANWLAFGSTAVLTIILFIRIGLYRAVTRFVSIRVLTAAAFGSIISAVLFCLTTLIFEQKLHLALPIVYFLVLVVGVTSSRMILRAILTDHHRKQMTPVIIYGAGQSGRQLLEAIKQVNEYSAIAFVDDNPKIQRTVIYDLAVYNPNEIPMLISRYGVRKILLAIPSSTPEERKDIIRRLEAYKCEVLTIPGMKDLVDGKISVSSLKKISVVDLLGRAPVAPRPELMSADISDKVVMVTGAGGSIGSELCRQILNCRPTKLLLFELSEFALYSIDKELRETQAAQGSQVEVVPLLGSVQNKERLSSIMKAYHVDTVYHAAAYKHVPMVEFNTIEGIQNNVFGTLCCAQAAVDAGVSTFVLISTDKAVRPTNTMGASKRMAELCLQALAAEPEQKTRFCMVRFGNVLGSSGSVVPVFEKQIAEGGPITLTHQDITRYFMTIPEAAQLVIQAGAMGKGGDVFVLDMGESVKIIDLARQMIVLSGLKVKDEQHPHGDIEIKITGLRPGEKLYEELLIGDEVQKTTHPRIMTASEVMLPWTQLSDILSELQTACLQSDQNSLRQLLLRAPTGFVPKDGICDLVWQQNNKAV
- a CDS encoding polysaccharide export protein, with protein sequence MKKTLSLLTLFALTACNSTTVIPGSTIKTRTKTIVYTDTDTAADTNLDSRVAVYPITPNLIEKMRKPPVLSQNNQGLEQSKSTYRYRIGSGDVLNIMVWAHSDLNSPVQQSNPQTNQVSRGAWVDEGGYITYPLAGKIQAKGKTLDELQNTLTSLLKRYIKNPQVAINVTEFRSQRISVSGAINQAGQLPITNIPMTILDAINQAGGVTQSADTQHIKWTHNGVDRTISLQDMLQYGDMSQNHLLSHGDIVYVPNSSNNKIYIMGEVGKQATLPIGNHGLNLIQALGEVGGMNQAYADATGVFVIRRVPEDAAKPIHIYQLNLKDATSYALGSEFKLRSEDTVYVTAAPVTRWNRVMSQITNSISNVNTLDNTFK